The Duganella sp. BuS-21 sequence GTTCATGGCGTTGCTCCTAGAAAGTTGTTTGATGTGCTGCGTCGATGGAGTAACTTTAATCGTTTCAAAACCAATGCGGAAGACGCTAAAATGGATAACATTAATCCACTGATGGAACAATCCTATGGAAATCGACCCTGGCGACCTGCTTTTGTTCGCACGCATTGTTGAATGCGGCAGTTTCAGCCTGGCGGCGGAGCGGGTGCAGCTGCCGAAATCCACCGTCTCACGGCGCATCACGCTGCTGGAAGGGAAGTTGGGCGAGCGTCTGCTCCAGCGCACCACACGCAAGCTGGTGCTGACCGAGTTTGGCGCCAGCCTGCTGGAGCATGCGCGCAAGGTGGCGGACGAGACCGAGGCGGCCGGCGCGCTAGCGCAGCACCGGCAGGGCGCGCCGAGCGGTTTGTTGCGGGTGTCGATGCCGGCCGACTTCGCCAACGTGGCAACCAGCGCGGTGCTGGCCGCATTCCTGAACCGCTACCCGGCGATTTCGCTGGAGCTGGACTTGTCGCCGCGCCGGGTGGATCTGGTGGCGGAGGGCTTCGACCTGGCGATTCGCATGGGCAATCTGCCGGACGACGCCACGCTGGCGGCGCGGCGCATCACGACCAGCTCGCTGGCGCTGTACGCCTCGCCCATGTACACCAATTTCCGCGGCCTGCCCGAGCATCCCGACGATTTGTTCAAGCACGATTTGCTGAGTTTGCCGCCGCGCCTGAACGGGTTGATACGCTGGCATCTGCTGCGCGGCAAAACCTCGTGGGAGCGCGAGTTGCCGGTGCGCTTGCTGGCGAATTCGCCGGAGCTGCTGGTGCGCATGGCGGCCACCGGCATCGGCATCGGCGCCTCGACCGAGGCGATTGCGCGGCCGTATTTGCAGACGGGGGAGTTGGTGCGGGTGCTGCCCGAGTGGAGCTTTCCGCAGGTAACGGGCTGGGCGGTGTTCCCGGGACGGCGGCTGATGCCGGCCAAGACCCGGGTCTTCATTGATGCGCTGGAAGCGGCCTTTGCGACGGGGGCGCCAGCCGGCATGTGATTACTTTAGCTGCGCCATTTCCTCGCCCAGCTGGACGGGGGCGGCGGCTTGCCAGGCAGGATTGAACTTCAGCACATCCCGCTGGAACAGCATCACCACGGTGGAGCCGAGCAGGAAGCGGCCGAGTTCCTCGCCTTTTTTCAGCACGATGTTCTGGTCGGCGTAGCTCCACTCGGTGACTTGCGGCAGGCGCGGCGGATTGACCACGCCGTGCCACACGGTGGCCATGCTGCCGACGATGGTGGCGCCGACCAGCGTCATCACGAACGGGCCGTGGGCGGTGTCGAACACGCAGACCACGCGCTCGTTGCGGGCGAACAGGCCCGGGATGCCGCGCGCGGTGGTAGGGTTGACCGAGAACAGCTCGCCCGGCACGTAGATCATGCGGGTCAGCTTGCCGTCGATCGGCATGTGGATGCGGTGGTAGTCGCGCGGGCTCAGGTAGAGGTTGGCGAAGCTGCCGTGCTGGAATTGCGCGGCCAGCTGGGCGTCGCCGCCGACCAGCGCGGTGGTGCTGAACTGGTGGCCCTTGGCCTGGAAAATCTGGTCGTCGTTGATATCGCCGAACTGGCTGATGCGGCCGTCGACCGGGCAGACATAGGCGGCGTCGGCCAACGGACGCGCGTCCGGGCGCAGGGCGCGGGTAAAGAATTCGTTAAAGCTTTTGTAATGGGCGATATTCGGATCGAGCGCCTCGTCCATATTGACGTTATAGCGCCCCACGAACCAGCGGATCAGGCGCGTCGTGTTATTGCCCCACTTGGCGCCGGCCACCCAGCCCGCGAAATTAGTCAGCGCGCTCTTCGGGAGCAAATATTGCGGCAAAACAGCTAAACGGTCGGACACGATAACAATCCATACAAATTAACGATCGCGCATTATAACGTTGTATGGCCGGAATACAGCAAATTCACGCCTTGCGAACAACGGCGCAAATGATGACGACATTTTCATAGGTATAGCCAAATATCTTGTATCGCTGGGCGGATGGAGCCGCGAGAATGAATTGATGTAATTCATTCCCTCCTGGAAAAATGTCTGATCCTGTCAATGCGATCGGCTCCCAGCCAAATTGCTTGGTAAAGTCTTCCCAGCTGTACTGCTGTGAAGTGATTTTTTCCAAGCCCGCGAACACGTCAATGGATGCGAGGCTTCCCAAGTCAGCCAAGCTGTCGCGGAAGCGGTAGTCACTTTCGAAGTCGATTTTAACCAAGGCCGTCTTTGATCTTTTGTTTCAGTGCCGCGATTTCGTTGGCGAAATCCTCTTGGGTTGCCGGCTTCACCTTGCCAGAAGCAAGGACTTTCTTGTGGTAGCTTAGGTCGAAACCTGGTGGAAGTTCAGGCTTATCCATGCGGGCGCCCCCCAGGATTGCGGGGCGGTCGTTGGTAATGTAGGGTTGTTCAGTATTGACTGGCGCGGTATTGAGTTTGCGGTTCATGGCGAGCCTCCTGGATGTTCGATTATGCGCGTTTTTTTACTCGCAGGTTTGATCTGGCATAATCCACGCTAACTCATCCTACAACTGACCCTTATTCGTATGAAGCCTGCCATCGCCATCGCCGTGTTGTCTGTGTGTGCCGTTGCCCAAGCCGAGGTGGAGCGGCCTAAAGAGGCGGAAATGCAGAAGGTGGAGGTGAAGGGCTCGGCCGCCAAATATGATGCGCGCCGCGATGATACCGCTAGCAAGACGGTCGTCAGCGCCGAGGAAATCCAGAAATACGGCGATACCTCAGTCAACGATGTGCTCAAGCGCCTGCCCGGCATTACCGTCGGCGGCGCCGCCGGCCGCCCCGGCGGCGAAATCCGCATGCGCGGGCTTGGCGCCGGTTACACCCAGATCCTGATCAACGGCGAACGCGCGCCGGCCGGTTTCTCCATCGACAGCCTGGCGCCGGACGTGATCGAACGCATCGAGGTGCTGCGCGCCGCCAGCGCGGAATTCAGCACCCAGTCGATCGCCGGTACCATCAATATCGTGTTGAAGAAGGCGCTCAAATCGGCCCAGCGCGAAGTGAAATTCAGCCAGGCCAAGGGCAGCAAATCCAGCTCGCCAAGCATGAGTTTGCAGATGTCGGACAAGGGCGTCGGCACTTCATATTCGCTGGGCGCCAACGCCTGGCGCTTCATGTCCAACCGTATGACGCCGACCTGGGAAACCGGCGCCGACGGCGACGGCGTGCCCAAGCTCTCACGCGCCTCCACCTGGCAGGACCAGGGACGCGGCCAAGGCTTCAATCTGTCGCCGCGCATCAACTGGACCCTGGAGAACGGCGACACCGTCACCTCCCAAAGCTTCGTGAACTGGAACAGCTTCGCCAGCAACAGCCACGGCCGTACGACCACCGCGTTCGGCGCCGGCCCGGACTACGACCGCACCGACAACACCTACAGCAATCACAACGGCTTCGGCCGCACCGACTTGAACTGGGTACACAAGCTGGGGCAGGGCGCCAAGCTGGACCTGAAAGCCGCCTACAGCATGGCGCGCAGCAGCGCCGATTCGCTGCAGTTCGCCGGCAGCAACGGCCTGCCCGCCACTCTGCTGCGCACCGTGCACGGCGAAAGCCAGGAGCAGGGCTGGAGCACGCAGGGTAAATACTCGCTGCCTTACACTTTCAGCACGCCGGCCGAGGGCGAGCCCGACGCCACCGAACACGCCTTGTCCATGGGCTGGGACGCCGGCATTACCGACCGCGACGACAGCCGCGTCCAGCGCGACGCCGACCTGCCCGGCAGCGCGCCGATGAACAGCGACGAAGGCTTCAGCGCCAAGGTCACGCGCCTGGCGCTGTACGGCCAGGACGAGTGGAACATCACGCCGCGCTGGTCGATCTACACCGGCGTGCGCTGGGAAGGCCTGGAAACGCGCGCCGACGGCGGCGCCATCGACGCCGTGCAAAACCGCTCCAGCGTGTTCAGCCCTATCATGCAGACGCTGTTCAAGCTGCCCAATAAAAAGGATCAGCTGCGCCTGGCCGTGACCCGCACCTACAAGGCGCCATCCACCGCCACGCTGATTCCGCGCAAATTCAGTTCGATCAACAACAGCCCGACCGAGCCCGACCGTCGTGGCAATCCAGACTTGAAGCCGGAATTGGCGCTGGGCCTGGATGCTTCCTTCGAACACTATTGGGGCGACGGCGGCCTGCTGAGCGCCAGCGCCTCGGTGCGCCGCATCCAGAACTACACTCATCAGGGTTTGCTGTACGAAGACCAGCGCTGGATCTCGACTTCCATCAACGACGGCCGTGCCGAAACCCGTGGCATCGAACTGGAAGCCAAGTTCCCGGTCAGCGCCCTGATGGACGACGCGCCCAAGCTCGACCTGCGCGCCAGCGTCAGCCGCAACTGGTCGCGGGTGGACAGCGTGCCCGGCCCGGACAACCGCCTGGACCAGCAAGTACCGCTCAGCGCCACCCTCGGCGTCGACTACAAGACCGCCGACGGCCAGGTCAGCACCGGCAGCAGCTTCAGCTTCCGCAACGGCGGCCTGGCCCGCCTGAGCGGCACGCAGGGCGGCTACACCTCGGTACGCCGTGACCTGGACGTGTACGCCTTGTGGAAGCTCGACCAGCAAAACAGCCTGCGCGTGGCTGTCTCCAATCTGTTGGCCCAGGACTACACCACCGAGAGCCTGTACAGCGACGCCAACGGCTCGCTCAACCGTCGGACCGTGGCCGACGGCGAAACCCAGCTGCGAGTAACGGTAGAGGCCCGCTTCTGACGATGGTATGATTTCCACGGTGAACTCTCTTGCCGTGGGAATATTTCTGAAAACCACCGACGCGACCGATATTCTCCAGCCCGACGATGCAAGCCTGCGTCTGGCGCTGGCCGAAGTGCGGGATCTACAGCGCACCGTGGTGGCGCTGCGCGCGGAACTGGAGCTGTCACAGCAGGAAGGCCAGCGGCAGGTGCAGGACGCCGTCTCGGCCGCCCAGGGCGACATCCTGCAACTGCGCGACACCATCGTCGCCCTGCGGTTGAGCCTGGAGCGCGCGGCACAGGAGCGCATCGATGCGTTGCAGTCCGCCTCCGCCGCCCACCACGCCGAAATCGCCCAGTTGCAGGACACCATCCGCGCCATGCGCAGCGCGCTGGAGTCCAAGCCATGACCACCGGCGAGCAGCCCGCCGCCAGCGCCCAGCGCAAGCGCTTGCGCCAGGTGGAGCTGCTGCTGGAAGTGTCGCGCCGCATGGCTGCCTACGATACGCTGGACGAAATCCTCACCGCCCTGGTGGAGGTCACCACCGAAGAGCTGGGCGCCGAGCGCGGCACGCTGTTCCTCAACGATGCCGAAACCGGCGAATTGTTCTCCCGCGTCGCCCAAGGCAATATCCAGCGCGAGATCCGCTTCCTCAACCACACCGGCATCGCCGGCCACGTGTTCACCACCGGCGAGGCGGTGCTCATCGCCGACGCTTACGCCGACGCGCGCTTCAATCGCTCCATCGACGAGCAGACCGGTTTCGTCACCCGCAACATCTTGTGCGTGCCGATCAAGACTGTGAAGGGCGAGGTCATCGGCGTATCGCAAACGCTCAACAAGCGGCGCGGCAAGTTCACGCGCGGCGACCTGGAGTTGCTGGAAGCGCTGACCACGCAGGGTACGCTGGCGCTGCAAAGCGCGCGCTTCCTGGAAAGCATGAAGAAGATCCGTCGCCAGGAGATGGAATTCATCGACGTGGTGTCGGAGGTGACGGCCGACATCAAGCTCGGCTCGCTGTTGCAAAAGGTGATGGGCGAGGCCACGCGCCTGCTCAACGCCGAGCGCTCCACGCTGTTCCTCAACGACGACAAGACCGGCGAGCTGTGGTCGGAGGTGGGGCAGGGCCTGGAGTCGCTACAGATCCGTCTGCCCAATAACGCCGGCATCGCCGGCGCTGTCTTTACCTCGGGCAAGACCATCAACATTCCCTATGCCTATGCCGACCTGCGGTTCAATCCGGCCTTCGACAAGCGCACCGGTTACTTCACGCGCTCTATCTTGTGTGTTCCCATCGTCAACAAGGCCGGCAAGATCATCGGCGTGACGCAGGTGCTGAACAAGCGTGGCGGGCCGTTCAGCGCGGAGGATGAATCGCGTTTGCGCGCCTTTACCGCGCAGATCTCCATCGCGCTGGAAAATGCCAAGCTGTTTGCCGACGTCCAGCAGATGAAGAACTACACCGAGGCCATGCTGGAGTCGATGTCGAACGGCGTGATCACGCTCGACAGCCAGGAAAAGATCGTCACCTGCAATGAGGCCGGGCTGCGCATCCTGCGCACCGGCGCCGCCGCCATCATCGGCCGTGCGGCGGGCGAATTCTTCGGCGCTGCCAACACCTGGATGATGGAAAAACTGCGCCAGGTGGAAGTCAACGAAGCAGCCGAGCACCTGATGGACGTGGAACTGGTGCTGGGCGAGGAAACGCGCTCGGTCAACCTCAGTGTGCAGCCGTTATTGTCGATGGAGAAGAAACGCATCGGCTGGATGCTCATGATCGAGGATATTTCCAGCGAAAAGCGGCTGCGTTCGACCATGTCGCGCTATATGGATCCCGGCATTGCCGATCAGATGGTGGCCAATGGGGCGGAAATGCTTGGCGGTAAAAATGTATGGGCCACCATTCTTTTCTCGGATATCCGCAGCTTCACCACGATAACCGAGCAATTGGGCGCGCAAGGCACGGTCTCGATGCTGAATGATTATTTCACGCTGATGGTCGACTGTATTCAGCGCGAGGAGGGCATGCTCGATAAATTTATCGGCGACGCCATCATGGCCGCATTCGGCATTCCGGTCGGCCATGAAGACGATCCAGACCGCGCGGTGCGCACCGCCATCGCCATGGTGAATGAATTGCGGATCTGGAATCAGGCCCGCGCTGTCGAGGGAAAACCGCCGGTGGAAATCGGTATCGGATTAAATACGGATCAGGTCGTGTCGGGGAATATCGGCTCCAAGAAGCGCATGGATTACACCATCATCGGTGATGGCGTGAATCTGGCGGCGCGGCTGGAGTCGGCCTGCAAGCAATACGGCGCGCGCATCCTGATCAGCGAATTTACCTATCGGGCCCTGCGCGGCACCTACCGCACGCGCGAGGTCGATATTGTGGTGGTGAAGGGGAAAACCCGGCCGGTCTCGATTTATGAAGTGCTCGATTATCACACCGACGATAGCTATCCCTTTTTGCAGGAAGCCATGGGTCTGTTCCGCAACGGGCTGCAGAGTTACCGCAAGCGCAACTGGAGCGGCGCTTGCCGGGTGTTCGAGGAGGTGGTGGCGCTGAACCCGCGCGACCAGGTGGCGCAACTGTATGTGGAGCGGTGCCGGCATATGGCGGTCAATCCGCCGCCCGAGGCTTGGGACGGCACATTTATCATGGAATCGAAGTGAATGCGCGCTGTGGCGAATTATTCACTGGAGAGT is a genomic window containing:
- a CDS encoding TonB-dependent receptor, giving the protein MKPAIAIAVLSVCAVAQAEVERPKEAEMQKVEVKGSAAKYDARRDDTASKTVVSAEEIQKYGDTSVNDVLKRLPGITVGGAAGRPGGEIRMRGLGAGYTQILINGERAPAGFSIDSLAPDVIERIEVLRAASAEFSTQSIAGTINIVLKKALKSAQREVKFSQAKGSKSSSPSMSLQMSDKGVGTSYSLGANAWRFMSNRMTPTWETGADGDGVPKLSRASTWQDQGRGQGFNLSPRINWTLENGDTVTSQSFVNWNSFASNSHGRTTTAFGAGPDYDRTDNTYSNHNGFGRTDLNWVHKLGQGAKLDLKAAYSMARSSADSLQFAGSNGLPATLLRTVHGESQEQGWSTQGKYSLPYTFSTPAEGEPDATEHALSMGWDAGITDRDDSRVQRDADLPGSAPMNSDEGFSAKVTRLALYGQDEWNITPRWSIYTGVRWEGLETRADGGAIDAVQNRSSVFSPIMQTLFKLPNKKDQLRLAVTRTYKAPSTATLIPRKFSSINNSPTEPDRRGNPDLKPELALGLDASFEHYWGDGGLLSASASVRRIQNYTHQGLLYEDQRWISTSINDGRAETRGIELEAKFPVSALMDDAPKLDLRASVSRNWSRVDSVPGPDNRLDQQVPLSATLGVDYKTADGQVSTGSSFSFRNGGLARLSGTQGGYTSVRRDLDVYALWKLDQQNSLRVAVSNLLAQDYTTESLYSDANGSLNRRTVADGETQLRVTVEARF
- a CDS encoding GAF domain-containing protein; protein product: MTTGEQPAASAQRKRLRQVELLLEVSRRMAAYDTLDEILTALVEVTTEELGAERGTLFLNDAETGELFSRVAQGNIQREIRFLNHTGIAGHVFTTGEAVLIADAYADARFNRSIDEQTGFVTRNILCVPIKTVKGEVIGVSQTLNKRRGKFTRGDLELLEALTTQGTLALQSARFLESMKKIRRQEMEFIDVVSEVTADIKLGSLLQKVMGEATRLLNAERSTLFLNDDKTGELWSEVGQGLESLQIRLPNNAGIAGAVFTSGKTINIPYAYADLRFNPAFDKRTGYFTRSILCVPIVNKAGKIIGVTQVLNKRGGPFSAEDESRLRAFTAQISIALENAKLFADVQQMKNYTEAMLESMSNGVITLDSQEKIVTCNEAGLRILRTGAAAIIGRAAGEFFGAANTWMMEKLRQVEVNEAAEHLMDVELVLGEETRSVNLSVQPLLSMEKKRIGWMLMIEDISSEKRLRSTMSRYMDPGIADQMVANGAEMLGGKNVWATILFSDIRSFTTITEQLGAQGTVSMLNDYFTLMVDCIQREEGMLDKFIGDAIMAAFGIPVGHEDDPDRAVRTAIAMVNELRIWNQARAVEGKPPVEIGIGLNTDQVVSGNIGSKKRMDYTIIGDGVNLAARLESACKQYGARILISEFTYRALRGTYRTREVDIVVVKGKTRPVSIYEVLDYHTDDSYPFLQEAMGLFRNGLQSYRKRNWSGACRVFEEVVALNPRDQVAQLYVERCRHMAVNPPPEAWDGTFIMESK
- the asd gene encoding archaetidylserine decarboxylase (Phosphatidylserine decarboxylase is synthesized as a single chain precursor. Generation of the pyruvoyl active site from a Ser is coupled to cleavage of a Gly-Ser bond between the larger (beta) and smaller (alpha chains). It is an integral membrane protein.) encodes the protein MSDRLAVLPQYLLPKSALTNFAGWVAGAKWGNNTTRLIRWFVGRYNVNMDEALDPNIAHYKSFNEFFTRALRPDARPLADAAYVCPVDGRISQFGDINDDQIFQAKGHQFSTTALVGGDAQLAAQFQHGSFANLYLSPRDYHRIHMPIDGKLTRMIYVPGELFSVNPTTARGIPGLFARNERVVCVFDTAHGPFVMTLVGATIVGSMATVWHGVVNPPRLPQVTEWSYADQNIVLKKGEELGRFLLGSTVVMLFQRDVLKFNPAWQAAAPVQLGEEMAQLK
- a CDS encoding LysR family transcriptional regulator, encoding MEIDPGDLLLFARIVECGSFSLAAERVQLPKSTVSRRITLLEGKLGERLLQRTTRKLVLTEFGASLLEHARKVADETEAAGALAQHRQGAPSGLLRVSMPADFANVATSAVLAAFLNRYPAISLELDLSPRRVDLVAEGFDLAIRMGNLPDDATLAARRITTSSLALYASPMYTNFRGLPEHPDDLFKHDLLSLPPRLNGLIRWHLLRGKTSWERELPVRLLANSPELLVRMAATGIGIGASTEAIARPYLQTGELVRVLPEWSFPQVTGWAVFPGRRLMPAKTRVFIDALEAAFATGAPAGM